From the genome of Candidatus Omnitrophota bacterium:
TTTGGATGTTGCCAAAAATCGCGAATTTTCCAAGAGACCAAAGGTTTTTGCTGGCAGACCGCATAGAAAAAATACTGCTTGAAATATTAGAGATGTTAATAGAGGCGAATTACTCTAAGCAGAAAAGGGAGATTTTGATCAAGGTTAACCTGAAATTGGATGTTTTGCGTTTTATGATGAGGATTTCCAAGGATATGAAATACGTGAATATAGACAGCTATGATTTTTTCTGTCAATCGGGAATCGAAATAGGCAAGATGGTTGGAGGTTGGCTTAAAGCAGCGGTTCTTTGAAAGGGGGTGTTTCCAGGATCCCGCGGCCCACGGACCGCGGGAGCGGAAGGTAAAACTAAGAGAGGTTCAGACGCCAAATCCATTCCTTGAAGGGATTTATGCCGATAGGAGAAAACACGCAATAATACCGGGTTGAGGCTTGCGTCAAGCGAAAGTTTCTTCCCGGTATGGATCTATAAAATGGTTTAGCGTCGAAAAATGTCCGTGGCGGTTATCGCGGCGGCAATTGGAACAATGATGCGTCGAACGTCCGCACGTCCGACCGCAACAACGCGGCTAACACGAATTCGGGCCGGAACAACAATAACGGGGCTCGGGCCGCCAAAACCTCTTTGGTTTTACCATTAACAATAACGGGGGAATGCGATGAAAGTGAGGAATATCTATCCCAGGATAGTGTCAAAGGAGAACCTTTACCGCAGCGCCCACATGGCTTCCAGGGGAAGGAGATACAGGAATTCGACTGCGGATTTCAACTTCTTTCTCGAGGAGGAGATCGGACGCCTGCATAAGGAATTATTGGCAAAAACCTACCGCCACGGCAAATATCGTTTATTCAAGATCTATGACCCCAAAGAACGCAATATTGCCGCTGCTCCCTTCAGGGACAGGGTGGTGCACCACGCAGTCCACGACGTTATCGAGCCGATAATCGATAAGTCGTTTATATATGATTCATATGCCTGCAGAAAGGATAAGGGAACGCACAAGGCGGTGGATAGGGCGCAAAGCTTCCTGCGGGCCAACAGTTTTTGTTTCCATGGGGACATAAAACAATATTTTCCTTCGATCAGCCACCGTATCATAAAACAGATCCTGCGGGCTAAGATTAAGGATAAGGATGCGCTTTGGCTTCTTGATGAAATTATAGATTCAGCCAGGACGCTGCCTGCTTATGAGACGGGCACAGGCCTGCCCATCGGCAACCTCACCAGCCAGTTTTTCGCCAACCTTTACCTGAATGAGTTGGATTATTTTGTGAAATTCAATCTGAAAATAAGGTATTACCTGCGCTATATGGATGATTTCCTGATTTTTAACAACGACAAAAAGGAATTATCCGGGATCAAACAAAAAATAA
Proteins encoded in this window:
- the avd gene encoding diversity-generating retroelement protein Avd, with protein sequence WMLPKIANFPRDQRFLLADRIEKILLEILEMLIEANYSKQKREILIKVNLKLDVLRFMMRISKDMKYVNIDSYDFFCQSGIEIGKMVGGWLKAAVL
- a CDS encoding reverse transcriptase/maturase family protein, producing MKVRNIYPRIVSKENLYRSAHMASRGRRYRNSTADFNFFLEEEIGRLHKELLAKTYRHGKYRLFKIYDPKERNIAAAPFRDRVVHHAVHDVIEPIIDKSFIYDSYACRKDKGTHKAVDRAQSFLRANSFCFHGDIKQYFPSISHRIIKQILRAKIKDKDALWLLDEIIDSARTLPAYETGTGLPIGNLTSQFFANLYLNELDYFVKFNLKIRYYLRYMDDFLIFNNDKKELSGIKQKIRRLLTSRLELCLHEDKSQIYSVCGGIKFLGFRIFPWHRRLATDNVKRFRKRLNRFSSLFLDGKMTATKVKDSLRCWMAHSKYADAVVLRRKILSGLLKKESSIAYLAQDVLTN